A stretch of the Vigna radiata var. radiata cultivar VC1973A chromosome 7, Vradiata_ver6, whole genome shotgun sequence genome encodes the following:
- the LOC106765561 gene encoding uncharacterized protein LOC106765561 isoform X5, with the protein METGGKRTMGGHKNGRRSNRERKMALIQDVDKLKRKLRHEENVHRALERAFTRPLGSLPRLPPYLPPYTLELLAEVAVLEEEVVRLEEQVVNFRQGLYQEAVYISSKRNAENLNDPIDQNTIRSSKHQRSKSMSQSEFNSTMMGRPHPSLARSASSRKLLFSSETINEHAGKLVHGKQLHRKQDSFSSIPEEGRGKENRSFGNFAKDKQSPEKKTTTKVTSPIKKSPLKQESAEKCMDHLRLQLDWRLADHERAQSSSSSSDDKVSEVDMTPNRVSEDIVRCLSSIFVRIGTSKEKIGEAKTPSRSASAFNQFSKEKDQLCDPYGICPESKTREVGPCKRLCEVKASTVDMNRASNAVFLIQRLRFLLGKLASLNLKGLTHQEKLAFWINIYNSCMMNAYLEHGIPESPEMVVALMQKATIVVGGQLLNAITLEHFILRLPYHLKFTCPKAAKSDEVKAQSLFGLEWSEPLVTFALSCGSWSSPAVRVYTASQVDDELEAAKREYLQASVGITKSNKLIIPKLLDWYLLDFAKDLESLLDWVCLQLPDEMRKEAVECLEKRGRDSVSQMVQMMPYDFSFRLLLHQ; encoded by the exons ATGGAAACTGGAGGGAAGAGAACAATGGGTGGGCACAAGAATGGGCGCCGATCCAATCGAGAAAGGAAGATGGCTTTGATTCAAGAT GTAGATAAGTTGAAGAGGAAGCTCAGACATGAAGAGAATGTTCATAGAGCTTTAGAAAGAGCATTCACTAGGCCTTTGGGATCTCTGCCTCGTCTTCCTCCTTATCTTCCTCCTTAT ACATTGGAGCTGTTGGCTGAAGTAGCAGTGTTGGAGGAGGAGGTGGTTAGACTTGAAGAGCAGGTTGTGAACTTTCGTCAAGGTTTATATCAGGAAGCTGTGTACATTTCCTCCAAGAGGAATGCAGAGAATTTGAATGACCCTATTGATCAAAACACCATCAGGAGTTCCAAGCATCAGAGATCAAAATCTATGTCTCAAAGTGAGTTCAATTCAACTATGATGGGAAGGCCTCATCCTTCTCTTGCCCGAAGTGCTTCCAGCAGAAAACTACTGTTCTCTTCTGAAACTATCAATGAACACGCTGGGAAGCTTGTCCATGGAAAGCAATTGCACAGAAAACAAGATTCATTCTCATCTATCCCAGAAGAGGGAAGGGGAAAAGAGAATCGATCATTTGGTAACTTTGCGAAGGATAAACAATCACcggaaaagaaaacaacaaccaAAGTTACTTCTCCAATAAAGAAATCTCCGCTCAAGCAAGAATCAGCTGAGAAGTGCATGGATCACTTGAGGTTACAG TTGGACTGGAGATTAGCAGACCATGAAAGGGCTCAGAGTTCTTCAAGTTCATCAGATGATAAGGTGTCAGAAGTTGATATGACACCCAATAGAGTTTCAGAGGATATTGTAAGGTGCTTGAGTAGCATTTTTGTTAGAATTGGTACATCCAAGGAAAAAATTGGGGAAGCAAAAACACCTTCGCGCTCTGCATCAGCTTTCAACCAATTCAGCAAGGAAAAGGATCAACTTTGTGATCCTTATGGTATCTGTCCAGAATCAAAAACAAGAGAAGTTGGTCCATGTAAAAGATTATGTGAAGTCAAAGCCTCCACTGTTGATATGAACCGGGCATCGAATGCTGTGTTTTTGATCCAAAGATTAAG GTTCTTACTTGGGAAACTAGCTTCTCTCAACTTGAAGGGTCTTACTCATCAGGAAAAACTTGCATTCTGGATAAACATTTACAATTCCTGCATGATGAAT GCATATTTAGAGCACGGCATCCCTGAGAGTCCTGAAATGGTTGTAGCATTAATGCAGAAG GCAACTATCGTAGTGGGGGGCCAGTTACTCAATGCAATTACACTGGAGCATTTCATCTTGAGACTGCCTTATCACCTCAAGTTT ACGTGTCCAAAAGCTGCAAAAAGTGATGAGGTTAAAGCACAAAGCCTATTTGGCCTGGAATGGTCTGAGCCCTTAGTAACATTTGCACTTTCCTGTGGAAGTTGGTCTTCACCCGCA gTGAGAGTTTATACAGCATCACAAGTTGATGATGAGTTAGAAGCAGCAAAGAGAGAGTATTTACAGGCTTCAGTTGGTATCACAAAATCAAACAAGTTAATAATCCCCAAGTTGTTGGACTGGTATTTACTGGACTTTGCAAAGGACTTAGAATCTTTGTTGGACTGGGTGTGTCTCCAACTACCTGACgaaatgagaaaagaagcaGTTGAGTGCCTTGAAAAAAGGGGAAGAGATTCTGTATCACAGATGGTACAAATGATGCCCTATGATTTTAGTTTCAGGTTACTTTTACACCAGTAA
- the LOC106765561 gene encoding uncharacterized protein LOC106765561 isoform X3, producing the protein MWKAGEDGNWREENNGWAQEWAPIQSRKEDGFDSRLQVDKLKRKLRHEENVHRALERAFTRPLGSLPRLPPYLPPYTLELLAEVAVLEEEVVRLEEQVVNFRQGLYQEAVYISSKRNAENLNDPIDQNTIRSSKHQRSKSMSQSEFNSTMMGRPHPSLARSASSRKLLFSSETINEHAGKLVHGKQLHRKQDSFSSIPEEGRGKENRSFGNFAKDKQSPEKKTTTKVTSPIKKSPLKQESAEKCMDHLRLQLDWRLADHERAQSSSSSSDDKVSEVDMTPNRVSEDIVRCLSSIFVRIGTSKEKIGEAKTPSRSASAFNQFSKEKDQLCDPYGICPESKTREVGPCKRLCEVKASTVDMNRASNAVFLIQRLRFLLGKLASLNLKGLTHQEKLAFWINIYNSCMMNAYLEHGIPESPEMVVALMQKATIVVGGQLLNAITLEHFILRLPYHLKFTCPKAAKSDEVKAQSLFGLEWSEPLVTFALSCGSWSSPAVRVYTASQVDDELEAAKREYLQASVGITKSNKLIIPKLLDWYLLDFAKDLESLLDWVCLQLPDEMRKEAVECLEKRGRDSVSQMVQMMPYDFSFRLLLHQ; encoded by the exons ATGTGGAAAGCAGGGGAAGATGGAAACTGGAGGGAAGAGAACAATGGGTGGGCACAAGAATGGGCGCCGATCCAATCGAGAAAGGAAGATGGCTTTGATTCAAGAT TGCAGGTAGATAAGTTGAAGAGGAAGCTCAGACATGAAGAGAATGTTCATAGAGCTTTAGAAAGAGCATTCACTAGGCCTTTGGGATCTCTGCCTCGTCTTCCTCCTTATCTTCCTCCTTAT ACATTGGAGCTGTTGGCTGAAGTAGCAGTGTTGGAGGAGGAGGTGGTTAGACTTGAAGAGCAGGTTGTGAACTTTCGTCAAGGTTTATATCAGGAAGCTGTGTACATTTCCTCCAAGAGGAATGCAGAGAATTTGAATGACCCTATTGATCAAAACACCATCAGGAGTTCCAAGCATCAGAGATCAAAATCTATGTCTCAAAGTGAGTTCAATTCAACTATGATGGGAAGGCCTCATCCTTCTCTTGCCCGAAGTGCTTCCAGCAGAAAACTACTGTTCTCTTCTGAAACTATCAATGAACACGCTGGGAAGCTTGTCCATGGAAAGCAATTGCACAGAAAACAAGATTCATTCTCATCTATCCCAGAAGAGGGAAGGGGAAAAGAGAATCGATCATTTGGTAACTTTGCGAAGGATAAACAATCACcggaaaagaaaacaacaaccaAAGTTACTTCTCCAATAAAGAAATCTCCGCTCAAGCAAGAATCAGCTGAGAAGTGCATGGATCACTTGAGGTTACAG TTGGACTGGAGATTAGCAGACCATGAAAGGGCTCAGAGTTCTTCAAGTTCATCAGATGATAAGGTGTCAGAAGTTGATATGACACCCAATAGAGTTTCAGAGGATATTGTAAGGTGCTTGAGTAGCATTTTTGTTAGAATTGGTACATCCAAGGAAAAAATTGGGGAAGCAAAAACACCTTCGCGCTCTGCATCAGCTTTCAACCAATTCAGCAAGGAAAAGGATCAACTTTGTGATCCTTATGGTATCTGTCCAGAATCAAAAACAAGAGAAGTTGGTCCATGTAAAAGATTATGTGAAGTCAAAGCCTCCACTGTTGATATGAACCGGGCATCGAATGCTGTGTTTTTGATCCAAAGATTAAG GTTCTTACTTGGGAAACTAGCTTCTCTCAACTTGAAGGGTCTTACTCATCAGGAAAAACTTGCATTCTGGATAAACATTTACAATTCCTGCATGATGAAT GCATATTTAGAGCACGGCATCCCTGAGAGTCCTGAAATGGTTGTAGCATTAATGCAGAAG GCAACTATCGTAGTGGGGGGCCAGTTACTCAATGCAATTACACTGGAGCATTTCATCTTGAGACTGCCTTATCACCTCAAGTTT ACGTGTCCAAAAGCTGCAAAAAGTGATGAGGTTAAAGCACAAAGCCTATTTGGCCTGGAATGGTCTGAGCCCTTAGTAACATTTGCACTTTCCTGTGGAAGTTGGTCTTCACCCGCA gTGAGAGTTTATACAGCATCACAAGTTGATGATGAGTTAGAAGCAGCAAAGAGAGAGTATTTACAGGCTTCAGTTGGTATCACAAAATCAAACAAGTTAATAATCCCCAAGTTGTTGGACTGGTATTTACTGGACTTTGCAAAGGACTTAGAATCTTTGTTGGACTGGGTGTGTCTCCAACTACCTGACgaaatgagaaaagaagcaGTTGAGTGCCTTGAAAAAAGGGGAAGAGATTCTGTATCACAGATGGTACAAATGATGCCCTATGATTTTAGTTTCAGGTTACTTTTACACCAGTAA
- the LOC106765561 gene encoding uncharacterized protein LOC106765561 isoform X4, whose protein sequence is MKKGEDGNWREENNGWAQEWAPIQSRKEDGFDSRLQVDKLKRKLRHEENVHRALERAFTRPLGSLPRLPPYLPPYTLELLAEVAVLEEEVVRLEEQVVNFRQGLYQEAVYISSKRNAENLNDPIDQNTIRSSKHQRSKSMSQSEFNSTMMGRPHPSLARSASSRKLLFSSETINEHAGKLVHGKQLHRKQDSFSSIPEEGRGKENRSFGNFAKDKQSPEKKTTTKVTSPIKKSPLKQESAEKCMDHLRLQLDWRLADHERAQSSSSSSDDKVSEVDMTPNRVSEDIVRCLSSIFVRIGTSKEKIGEAKTPSRSASAFNQFSKEKDQLCDPYGICPESKTREVGPCKRLCEVKASTVDMNRASNAVFLIQRLRFLLGKLASLNLKGLTHQEKLAFWINIYNSCMMNAYLEHGIPESPEMVVALMQKATIVVGGQLLNAITLEHFILRLPYHLKFTCPKAAKSDEVKAQSLFGLEWSEPLVTFALSCGSWSSPAVRVYTASQVDDELEAAKREYLQASVGITKSNKLIIPKLLDWYLLDFAKDLESLLDWVCLQLPDEMRKEAVECLEKRGRDSVSQMVQMMPYDFSFRLLLHQ, encoded by the exons ATGAAAAAAG GGGAAGATGGAAACTGGAGGGAAGAGAACAATGGGTGGGCACAAGAATGGGCGCCGATCCAATCGAGAAAGGAAGATGGCTTTGATTCAAGAT TGCAGGTAGATAAGTTGAAGAGGAAGCTCAGACATGAAGAGAATGTTCATAGAGCTTTAGAAAGAGCATTCACTAGGCCTTTGGGATCTCTGCCTCGTCTTCCTCCTTATCTTCCTCCTTAT ACATTGGAGCTGTTGGCTGAAGTAGCAGTGTTGGAGGAGGAGGTGGTTAGACTTGAAGAGCAGGTTGTGAACTTTCGTCAAGGTTTATATCAGGAAGCTGTGTACATTTCCTCCAAGAGGAATGCAGAGAATTTGAATGACCCTATTGATCAAAACACCATCAGGAGTTCCAAGCATCAGAGATCAAAATCTATGTCTCAAAGTGAGTTCAATTCAACTATGATGGGAAGGCCTCATCCTTCTCTTGCCCGAAGTGCTTCCAGCAGAAAACTACTGTTCTCTTCTGAAACTATCAATGAACACGCTGGGAAGCTTGTCCATGGAAAGCAATTGCACAGAAAACAAGATTCATTCTCATCTATCCCAGAAGAGGGAAGGGGAAAAGAGAATCGATCATTTGGTAACTTTGCGAAGGATAAACAATCACcggaaaagaaaacaacaaccaAAGTTACTTCTCCAATAAAGAAATCTCCGCTCAAGCAAGAATCAGCTGAGAAGTGCATGGATCACTTGAGGTTACAG TTGGACTGGAGATTAGCAGACCATGAAAGGGCTCAGAGTTCTTCAAGTTCATCAGATGATAAGGTGTCAGAAGTTGATATGACACCCAATAGAGTTTCAGAGGATATTGTAAGGTGCTTGAGTAGCATTTTTGTTAGAATTGGTACATCCAAGGAAAAAATTGGGGAAGCAAAAACACCTTCGCGCTCTGCATCAGCTTTCAACCAATTCAGCAAGGAAAAGGATCAACTTTGTGATCCTTATGGTATCTGTCCAGAATCAAAAACAAGAGAAGTTGGTCCATGTAAAAGATTATGTGAAGTCAAAGCCTCCACTGTTGATATGAACCGGGCATCGAATGCTGTGTTTTTGATCCAAAGATTAAG GTTCTTACTTGGGAAACTAGCTTCTCTCAACTTGAAGGGTCTTACTCATCAGGAAAAACTTGCATTCTGGATAAACATTTACAATTCCTGCATGATGAAT GCATATTTAGAGCACGGCATCCCTGAGAGTCCTGAAATGGTTGTAGCATTAATGCAGAAG GCAACTATCGTAGTGGGGGGCCAGTTACTCAATGCAATTACACTGGAGCATTTCATCTTGAGACTGCCTTATCACCTCAAGTTT ACGTGTCCAAAAGCTGCAAAAAGTGATGAGGTTAAAGCACAAAGCCTATTTGGCCTGGAATGGTCTGAGCCCTTAGTAACATTTGCACTTTCCTGTGGAAGTTGGTCTTCACCCGCA gTGAGAGTTTATACAGCATCACAAGTTGATGATGAGTTAGAAGCAGCAAAGAGAGAGTATTTACAGGCTTCAGTTGGTATCACAAAATCAAACAAGTTAATAATCCCCAAGTTGTTGGACTGGTATTTACTGGACTTTGCAAAGGACTTAGAATCTTTGTTGGACTGGGTGTGTCTCCAACTACCTGACgaaatgagaaaagaagcaGTTGAGTGCCTTGAAAAAAGGGGAAGAGATTCTGTATCACAGATGGTACAAATGATGCCCTATGATTTTAGTTTCAGGTTACTTTTACACCAGTAA
- the LOC106765561 gene encoding uncharacterized protein LOC106765561 isoform X2 — MNNRTRTNLHSVKPPLNESKGKMETGGKRTMGGHKNGRRSNRERKMALIQDVDKLKRKLRHEENVHRALERAFTRPLGSLPRLPPYLPPYTLELLAEVAVLEEEVVRLEEQVVNFRQGLYQEAVYISSKRNAENLNDPIDQNTIRSSKHQRSKSMSQSEFNSTMMGRPHPSLARSASSRKLLFSSETINEHAGKLVHGKQLHRKQDSFSSIPEEGRGKENRSFGNFAKDKQSPEKKTTTKVTSPIKKSPLKQESAEKCMDHLRLQLDWRLADHERAQSSSSSSDDKVSEVDMTPNRVSEDIVRCLSSIFVRIGTSKEKIGEAKTPSRSASAFNQFSKEKDQLCDPYGICPESKTREVGPCKRLCEVKASTVDMNRASNAVFLIQRLRFLLGKLASLNLKGLTHQEKLAFWINIYNSCMMNAYLEHGIPESPEMVVALMQKATIVVGGQLLNAITLEHFILRLPYHLKFTCPKAAKSDEVKAQSLFGLEWSEPLVTFALSCGSWSSPAVRVYTASQVDDELEAAKREYLQASVGITKSNKLIIPKLLDWYLLDFAKDLESLLDWVCLQLPDEMRKEAVECLEKRGRDSVSQMVQMMPYDFSFRLLLHQ, encoded by the exons ATGAATAACAGAACACGCACCAATCTTCACTCAGTGAAACCTCCTTTAAATGAGTCTAAA GGGAAGATGGAAACTGGAGGGAAGAGAACAATGGGTGGGCACAAGAATGGGCGCCGATCCAATCGAGAAAGGAAGATGGCTTTGATTCAAGAT GTAGATAAGTTGAAGAGGAAGCTCAGACATGAAGAGAATGTTCATAGAGCTTTAGAAAGAGCATTCACTAGGCCTTTGGGATCTCTGCCTCGTCTTCCTCCTTATCTTCCTCCTTAT ACATTGGAGCTGTTGGCTGAAGTAGCAGTGTTGGAGGAGGAGGTGGTTAGACTTGAAGAGCAGGTTGTGAACTTTCGTCAAGGTTTATATCAGGAAGCTGTGTACATTTCCTCCAAGAGGAATGCAGAGAATTTGAATGACCCTATTGATCAAAACACCATCAGGAGTTCCAAGCATCAGAGATCAAAATCTATGTCTCAAAGTGAGTTCAATTCAACTATGATGGGAAGGCCTCATCCTTCTCTTGCCCGAAGTGCTTCCAGCAGAAAACTACTGTTCTCTTCTGAAACTATCAATGAACACGCTGGGAAGCTTGTCCATGGAAAGCAATTGCACAGAAAACAAGATTCATTCTCATCTATCCCAGAAGAGGGAAGGGGAAAAGAGAATCGATCATTTGGTAACTTTGCGAAGGATAAACAATCACcggaaaagaaaacaacaaccaAAGTTACTTCTCCAATAAAGAAATCTCCGCTCAAGCAAGAATCAGCTGAGAAGTGCATGGATCACTTGAGGTTACAG TTGGACTGGAGATTAGCAGACCATGAAAGGGCTCAGAGTTCTTCAAGTTCATCAGATGATAAGGTGTCAGAAGTTGATATGACACCCAATAGAGTTTCAGAGGATATTGTAAGGTGCTTGAGTAGCATTTTTGTTAGAATTGGTACATCCAAGGAAAAAATTGGGGAAGCAAAAACACCTTCGCGCTCTGCATCAGCTTTCAACCAATTCAGCAAGGAAAAGGATCAACTTTGTGATCCTTATGGTATCTGTCCAGAATCAAAAACAAGAGAAGTTGGTCCATGTAAAAGATTATGTGAAGTCAAAGCCTCCACTGTTGATATGAACCGGGCATCGAATGCTGTGTTTTTGATCCAAAGATTAAG GTTCTTACTTGGGAAACTAGCTTCTCTCAACTTGAAGGGTCTTACTCATCAGGAAAAACTTGCATTCTGGATAAACATTTACAATTCCTGCATGATGAAT GCATATTTAGAGCACGGCATCCCTGAGAGTCCTGAAATGGTTGTAGCATTAATGCAGAAG GCAACTATCGTAGTGGGGGGCCAGTTACTCAATGCAATTACACTGGAGCATTTCATCTTGAGACTGCCTTATCACCTCAAGTTT ACGTGTCCAAAAGCTGCAAAAAGTGATGAGGTTAAAGCACAAAGCCTATTTGGCCTGGAATGGTCTGAGCCCTTAGTAACATTTGCACTTTCCTGTGGAAGTTGGTCTTCACCCGCA gTGAGAGTTTATACAGCATCACAAGTTGATGATGAGTTAGAAGCAGCAAAGAGAGAGTATTTACAGGCTTCAGTTGGTATCACAAAATCAAACAAGTTAATAATCCCCAAGTTGTTGGACTGGTATTTACTGGACTTTGCAAAGGACTTAGAATCTTTGTTGGACTGGGTGTGTCTCCAACTACCTGACgaaatgagaaaagaagcaGTTGAGTGCCTTGAAAAAAGGGGAAGAGATTCTGTATCACAGATGGTACAAATGATGCCCTATGATTTTAGTTTCAGGTTACTTTTACACCAGTAA
- the LOC106765561 gene encoding uncharacterized protein LOC106765561 isoform X1 gives MNNRTRTNLHSVKPPLNESKQGKMETGGKRTMGGHKNGRRSNRERKMALIQDVDKLKRKLRHEENVHRALERAFTRPLGSLPRLPPYLPPYTLELLAEVAVLEEEVVRLEEQVVNFRQGLYQEAVYISSKRNAENLNDPIDQNTIRSSKHQRSKSMSQSEFNSTMMGRPHPSLARSASSRKLLFSSETINEHAGKLVHGKQLHRKQDSFSSIPEEGRGKENRSFGNFAKDKQSPEKKTTTKVTSPIKKSPLKQESAEKCMDHLRLQLDWRLADHERAQSSSSSSDDKVSEVDMTPNRVSEDIVRCLSSIFVRIGTSKEKIGEAKTPSRSASAFNQFSKEKDQLCDPYGICPESKTREVGPCKRLCEVKASTVDMNRASNAVFLIQRLRFLLGKLASLNLKGLTHQEKLAFWINIYNSCMMNAYLEHGIPESPEMVVALMQKATIVVGGQLLNAITLEHFILRLPYHLKFTCPKAAKSDEVKAQSLFGLEWSEPLVTFALSCGSWSSPAVRVYTASQVDDELEAAKREYLQASVGITKSNKLIIPKLLDWYLLDFAKDLESLLDWVCLQLPDEMRKEAVECLEKRGRDSVSQMVQMMPYDFSFRLLLHQ, from the exons ATGAATAACAGAACACGCACCAATCTTCACTCAGTGAAACCTCCTTTAAATGAGTCTAAA CAGGGGAAGATGGAAACTGGAGGGAAGAGAACAATGGGTGGGCACAAGAATGGGCGCCGATCCAATCGAGAAAGGAAGATGGCTTTGATTCAAGAT GTAGATAAGTTGAAGAGGAAGCTCAGACATGAAGAGAATGTTCATAGAGCTTTAGAAAGAGCATTCACTAGGCCTTTGGGATCTCTGCCTCGTCTTCCTCCTTATCTTCCTCCTTAT ACATTGGAGCTGTTGGCTGAAGTAGCAGTGTTGGAGGAGGAGGTGGTTAGACTTGAAGAGCAGGTTGTGAACTTTCGTCAAGGTTTATATCAGGAAGCTGTGTACATTTCCTCCAAGAGGAATGCAGAGAATTTGAATGACCCTATTGATCAAAACACCATCAGGAGTTCCAAGCATCAGAGATCAAAATCTATGTCTCAAAGTGAGTTCAATTCAACTATGATGGGAAGGCCTCATCCTTCTCTTGCCCGAAGTGCTTCCAGCAGAAAACTACTGTTCTCTTCTGAAACTATCAATGAACACGCTGGGAAGCTTGTCCATGGAAAGCAATTGCACAGAAAACAAGATTCATTCTCATCTATCCCAGAAGAGGGAAGGGGAAAAGAGAATCGATCATTTGGTAACTTTGCGAAGGATAAACAATCACcggaaaagaaaacaacaaccaAAGTTACTTCTCCAATAAAGAAATCTCCGCTCAAGCAAGAATCAGCTGAGAAGTGCATGGATCACTTGAGGTTACAG TTGGACTGGAGATTAGCAGACCATGAAAGGGCTCAGAGTTCTTCAAGTTCATCAGATGATAAGGTGTCAGAAGTTGATATGACACCCAATAGAGTTTCAGAGGATATTGTAAGGTGCTTGAGTAGCATTTTTGTTAGAATTGGTACATCCAAGGAAAAAATTGGGGAAGCAAAAACACCTTCGCGCTCTGCATCAGCTTTCAACCAATTCAGCAAGGAAAAGGATCAACTTTGTGATCCTTATGGTATCTGTCCAGAATCAAAAACAAGAGAAGTTGGTCCATGTAAAAGATTATGTGAAGTCAAAGCCTCCACTGTTGATATGAACCGGGCATCGAATGCTGTGTTTTTGATCCAAAGATTAAG GTTCTTACTTGGGAAACTAGCTTCTCTCAACTTGAAGGGTCTTACTCATCAGGAAAAACTTGCATTCTGGATAAACATTTACAATTCCTGCATGATGAAT GCATATTTAGAGCACGGCATCCCTGAGAGTCCTGAAATGGTTGTAGCATTAATGCAGAAG GCAACTATCGTAGTGGGGGGCCAGTTACTCAATGCAATTACACTGGAGCATTTCATCTTGAGACTGCCTTATCACCTCAAGTTT ACGTGTCCAAAAGCTGCAAAAAGTGATGAGGTTAAAGCACAAAGCCTATTTGGCCTGGAATGGTCTGAGCCCTTAGTAACATTTGCACTTTCCTGTGGAAGTTGGTCTTCACCCGCA gTGAGAGTTTATACAGCATCACAAGTTGATGATGAGTTAGAAGCAGCAAAGAGAGAGTATTTACAGGCTTCAGTTGGTATCACAAAATCAAACAAGTTAATAATCCCCAAGTTGTTGGACTGGTATTTACTGGACTTTGCAAAGGACTTAGAATCTTTGTTGGACTGGGTGTGTCTCCAACTACCTGACgaaatgagaaaagaagcaGTTGAGTGCCTTGAAAAAAGGGGAAGAGATTCTGTATCACAGATGGTACAAATGATGCCCTATGATTTTAGTTTCAGGTTACTTTTACACCAGTAA